In a genomic window of Hippoglossus stenolepis isolate QCI-W04-F060 chromosome 17, HSTE1.2, whole genome shotgun sequence:
- the LOC118124782 gene encoding 26S proteasome non-ATPase regulatory subunit 4 codes for MGLESTMVCVDNSEYMRNGDFLPTRLQAQQDAVNIVCHSKTRSNPENNVGLITMANNCEVLTTLTPDTGRILSKLHAIQPKGNITFCTGIRVAHLALKHRQGKNHKMRIIAFVGSPVEDSEKDLVKMAKRLKKEKVNVDIVNFGEEELNTEKLTAFINTLNGKEGTGSHLVTVPPGPSLADALLSSPILAGEGGALMGLGASDFEFGVDPSADPELALALRVSMEEQRQRQEEDARRAAVASAAEAGVTTPTADESEEALLKMSVSQPESGAAVLPDFSSMTEEEQIAYAMQMSLAGGEYGEMDTGAAMDTTESAKEEDDYDVMQDPEFLQSVLENLPGVDPNNEAIRNAMGSLASQTGNKPDGKKDEEKKK; via the exons TGTGGACAACAGTGAATACATGAGAAATGGAGACTTCCTGCCGACGAGGCTTCAGGCTCAACAAGATGCGGTCAACATCGTGTGTCACTCCAAAACCCGCAGCAACCCCGAGAACAACGTGGGCCTCATCACTATGGCAAA TAACTGCGAGGTCCTGACCACGCTGACGCCGGACACCGGCCGCATCCTGTCCAAGCTCCACGCTATCCAGCCCAAAGGAAATATCACCTTCTGCACGGGCATCCGAGTGGCTCAC CTGGCCCTTAAACACAGACAAGGCAAAAACCACAAGATGAGGATCATTGCCTTTGTTGGGAGTCCGGTTGAGGATAGTGAAAAAGAT CTTGTGAAGATGGCGAAGCGTTTGAAAAAAGAGAAGGTGAATGTGGATATTGTCAACTTTGGAGAAGAG gaGTTGAATACAGAGAAGCTGACAGCTTTCATAAATACTCTTAACGGGAAGGAGGGCACGGGCTCCCATCTGGTCACCGTCCCTCCAGGGCCCAGTCTGGCTGATGCActgctctcctctcccatcctggCTGGTGAAGGCGGTGCTTTGATGGGTCTTGGTGCCAGTGACTTtgagtttggtgtggatcccAGTGCTGATCCAGAGCTGGCACTG GCCCTCCGTGTATCGATGGAGGAGCAGCGACAGAGGCAGGAGGAAGACGCCCGCAGAGCTGCTGTCGCTTCTGCAGCCGAGGCCGGCGTGACCACACCCACTGCAGATG agtcagaggagGCCTTGTTGAAGATGTCAGTATCTCAGCCTGAGAGTGGTGCAGCGGTGCTTCCTGACTTCAGCAGcatgacagaggaggagcagatcGCCTACGCCATGCAGATGTCTCTTGCCGGTGGAG AGTATGGTGAAATGGACACAGGAGCCGCCATGGACACTACAGAATCAGCCAAG GAGGAAGATGACTATGATGTGATGCAAGACCCAGAGTTTCTTCAGAGCGTCTTGGAGAACCTCCCCGGCGTCGACCCCAACAACGAGGCCATCCGCAACGCCATGGGCTCCCTGGCCTCCCAGACAGGAAACAAGCCAGACGGCAAAAAGGacgaagagaagaagaaatga